The proteins below come from a single Synechococcus sp. WH 8101 genomic window:
- a CDS encoding transglycosylase domain-containing protein — MTPTAPEPPTSGHHPSVARLCIDQAGQPSQSIPLHGEAYRLGREEGMELSLDHPAVSRQHALLRRRGRRWVLEDLNSTNGLWWRGRRVQELELRDGDRISLAPASEPGAPSLRFLNPTEQGRRRLERLLGFGLLTGLGATAALMLIAVLDVPIRGRLATVQGPIAIYDRLNKPLESVDSSRHRELKTISAFSPALVDALLSSEDNRFWWHPGVDPIGTLRAFATNLSGGRLIEGGSSLTQQLARSLYPDQVGQGDTLGRKWRELLVALQLESRFSKGELLLSYLNRVYLGVGWGFEDASRVYFNKSASKVSLPEAALLVGLLPSPNGHDPCRYPQRALEARNRVLNKMADAGRLSLEEARLARRQPIQLAKAACSKEALRRSAPFYTDQVRRDLSALVGPDVAAEGNFLIETHLDPVLQQVVERQLQELLNQAKGLGVGEGAAVVIDSRNGGVLAIAGGRDYRSSQFNRATMALRQPGSTFKLLTYLAALQRGIKPGDGIDCSTLEWGGQRFESSCNGRLSLTSAFASSSNTAALRLARRVGLEQVVRQARALGINTPLDPVPGLALGQSEVRLIELTGAYAAVANDGLWHPPTTIRRLLDAESCTADTLKRCGSLTGDGSAQVTSARRAISKDVAQRMQAMLRAVVRGGTGSAASLGGLEGGKTGTTNDGRDLLFIGYEPSRHWVLGIWLGNDDNSPTASSSALAASLWGDIMRAAGRGSAGQR, encoded by the coding sequence GTGACCCCAACGGCACCTGAGCCGCCAACGTCGGGCCACCACCCCTCGGTGGCACGGCTCTGCATCGATCAGGCCGGTCAGCCCTCCCAGTCGATCCCCCTCCACGGCGAGGCCTACCGCCTCGGGCGTGAAGAGGGGATGGAACTGAGCCTCGACCATCCTGCAGTCAGCCGGCAGCATGCGCTGTTGCGCCGGCGTGGCCGCCGCTGGGTCCTGGAGGATCTCAACTCCACCAACGGGCTCTGGTGGCGAGGGCGACGGGTGCAGGAATTGGAGCTGCGCGATGGCGATCGGATCAGCCTCGCTCCTGCCAGTGAACCAGGAGCCCCGAGCCTGCGGTTTCTCAATCCAACCGAACAGGGCCGGCGCAGGCTGGAACGGCTGCTGGGGTTTGGGCTATTGACGGGCCTTGGGGCCACGGCGGCGCTGATGCTCATCGCCGTGCTCGATGTGCCGATCCGCGGACGCCTGGCCACGGTGCAGGGGCCGATCGCCATCTACGACCGCCTCAACAAACCCCTCGAATCGGTGGATTCCAGCCGCCACCGGGAGCTGAAGACGATTTCGGCGTTCTCTCCAGCGCTGGTCGATGCCCTGCTGAGCTCGGAAGACAATCGCTTCTGGTGGCACCCGGGAGTGGATCCCATCGGCACCCTGCGCGCGTTTGCCACCAATCTGAGCGGCGGTCGCCTGATCGAAGGGGGCAGCAGCCTCACCCAGCAGCTGGCACGCAGCCTGTATCCCGATCAGGTCGGTCAGGGGGACACCCTGGGCCGGAAATGGCGGGAGCTGCTGGTGGCCCTGCAGCTGGAAAGCCGTTTCAGCAAAGGAGAGCTGCTGCTCAGTTACCTCAACCGGGTGTATCTGGGCGTGGGCTGGGGGTTCGAGGATGCCTCCCGCGTGTACTTCAACAAATCCGCCTCCAAGGTGTCGCTGCCCGAAGCGGCGCTGCTTGTGGGGCTGCTGCCATCACCCAATGGCCACGATCCCTGCCGCTATCCGCAACGGGCCCTGGAGGCGCGCAACCGCGTGCTCAACAAGATGGCGGATGCCGGGCGGCTTTCTCTGGAGGAGGCCCGTCTGGCAAGACGCCAACCGATCCAGCTGGCCAAGGCGGCCTGCAGCAAGGAAGCGTTGCGCCGCTCCGCTCCCTTTTACACCGATCAGGTTCGGCGCGATCTCAGCGCCCTGGTCGGACCTGATGTGGCCGCCGAGGGCAATTTTCTGATTGAAACCCACCTCGACCCGGTGCTCCAGCAGGTGGTGGAGCGGCAGCTGCAGGAGCTCCTCAACCAGGCCAAAGGGCTGGGCGTGGGCGAGGGCGCCGCGGTGGTGATCGACAGTCGCAACGGCGGCGTGCTAGCCATCGCCGGCGGCAGGGACTACCGATCGAGTCAGTTCAACCGGGCCACCATGGCGCTGCGTCAGCCCGGTAGCACCTTCAAGCTGTTGACCTATCTGGCGGCGCTGCAGCGGGGAATCAAGCCAGGCGACGGAATCGATTGCAGCACTCTGGAGTGGGGCGGCCAACGCTTTGAAAGCAGCTGCAACGGTCGCCTCAGCCTCACCAGTGCCTTTGCCTCCAGCAGCAACACGGCGGCGCTGCGCCTGGCGCGGCGGGTGGGGCTTGAGCAGGTGGTGCGCCAGGCTCGGGCCCTGGGGATCAACACGCCGCTCGACCCCGTGCCCGGGCTAGCGCTCGGCCAGAGCGAGGTGCGCCTGATCGAACTGACTGGAGCCTATGCCGCCGTTGCCAACGACGGGCTCTGGCACCCCCCCACCACAATCCGCAGGCTGCTGGATGCGGAGAGCTGCACCGCCGACACGTTGAAACGCTGCGGCAGCCTCACCGGCGATGGCTCGGCGCAGGTGACCAGCGCCCGTCGTGCCATCAGCAAAGACGTGGCGCAACGCATGCAGGCGATGCTGCGGGCTGTGGTGCGCGGTGGCACCGGCTCCGCCGCCTCCCTGGGGGGCCTGGAGGGGGGCAAGACCGGCACCACCAACGATGGCCGGGATCTGCTGTTCATCGGCTACGAACCCAGCCGGCACTGGGTTCTCGGCATCTGGCTCGGCAATGACGACAACAGCCCAACCGCCAGTTCCAGCGCCCTGGCCGCCTCCCTCTGGGGCGACATCATGCGCGCCGCTGGCAGGGGCAGCGCTGGTCAGCGATGA
- a CDS encoding aminotransferase class V-fold PLP-dependent enzyme, translating to MVLVGNPAREPMLTLPFFAAPEGLDPALQAFLDQASQRLCRWFADAEGRGPLPALSVLPAIAPEPTPRSATALLEDLQLVMDGAYRPSHPGALAHLDPPPLTASIAADLICAGLNNNLLAEELAPSLSHLERQLCQWLAQRLGLPSGAGGVPASGGSLSNLMALVVARQRAGLSAEPGAVVLASDEAHVSLDKAVRVMGLRPDGLRRIAVDVDGAMRLEALETALEQLQAEGRPCLAVVATAGTTVRGAIDPLPQLADLCRRRGVWLHVDGAIGAVYALSPDTSAPLEGLGLADSITVNPQKLLGITKTSSLLLVADRRLLAEAFATGLPYMEPAWGDAHGGEQGLQGSRPAEILKLWLGLRQLGETGIRSLLQGALQRRQLLEARLDPERIQVSSGPLHLLVCRPRIAAPDQVDAWSATTRARLLEQGFMLSRPFHGGCHPLKAVLGNPHTQSHHLDQLAAMLNRSVLENG from the coding sequence ATGGTCTTGGTCGGCAACCCCGCGCGCGAACCGATGCTGACCCTGCCCTTCTTTGCTGCGCCGGAGGGGTTGGACCCGGCGCTGCAGGCGTTTCTCGATCAGGCGAGCCAAAGGCTCTGTCGCTGGTTCGCCGATGCCGAGGGCCGGGGGCCGTTGCCGGCCCTCTCGGTGTTGCCGGCGATCGCTCCGGAGCCGACCCCGCGCTCGGCCACCGCGCTGCTGGAGGACCTGCAATTGGTCATGGATGGGGCCTACCGCCCCTCCCATCCCGGCGCTCTGGCCCACCTTGATCCGCCGCCGTTGACGGCCAGCATCGCGGCCGACCTGATTTGCGCTGGTCTCAACAACAATCTCCTTGCCGAAGAGTTGGCGCCCAGCCTCAGTCATCTGGAGCGACAGCTCTGTCAGTGGCTGGCACAGCGTCTTGGCCTGCCCTCCGGCGCCGGTGGCGTGCCCGCCAGTGGCGGCAGCCTCAGCAATCTGATGGCCTTGGTGGTGGCCCGGCAGCGGGCTGGTCTCAGCGCCGAGCCCGGGGCGGTGGTGCTCGCCAGCGACGAGGCCCACGTGTCCCTCGACAAGGCGGTGCGCGTGATGGGGTTGCGGCCGGATGGCCTGCGTCGCATCGCCGTTGATGTCGATGGCGCCATGCGGCTGGAGGCGCTCGAGACCGCACTGGAGCAACTTCAGGCGGAAGGACGACCCTGCCTAGCCGTGGTGGCCACCGCCGGCACCACCGTGCGCGGGGCGATCGATCCCTTGCCCCAGCTGGCGGATCTCTGTCGTCGCCGCGGTGTTTGGCTGCATGTGGATGGTGCGATTGGAGCCGTTTATGCGCTCTCCCCCGACACCTCGGCCCCCCTGGAGGGGCTGGGTCTTGCTGATTCGATCACGGTCAACCCCCAGAAACTGCTCGGAATCACCAAAACGTCCTCCCTGCTCCTGGTTGCCGACCGTCGACTGCTGGCGGAGGCCTTCGCCACCGGTCTGCCCTACATGGAGCCGGCCTGGGGCGACGCCCATGGAGGCGAGCAGGGATTGCAGGGCTCAAGACCTGCGGAGATTCTCAAGCTCTGGCTGGGCCTGCGCCAGTTGGGCGAAACCGGGATACGATCGCTGCTCCAGGGTGCCCTGCAGCGTCGTCAGCTCCTGGAAGCCCGTCTGGATCCGGAGCGGATTCAGGTCAGTTCCGGCCCCTTGCATCTGCTGGTGTGCCGGCCCCGCATCGCTGCGCCCGATCAAGTCGATGCCTGGTCGGCGACCACACGCGCCAGGCTGCTTGAGCAGGGATTCATGCTGTCGCGCCCCTTCCATGGCGGTTGCCATCCGTTGAAGGCGGTGCTGGGCAATCCCCACACCCAAAGTCATCACCTCGATCAGCTGGCTGCCATGCTCAATCGTTCGGTTCTGGAGAACGGCTGA
- the lspA gene encoding signal peptidase II has product MPALASSRRGVSRTALLGLALLLVLLDQGSKAWVRQHLLPGVVAPLIPGLLQLRWVRNTGAAFSLFTDATGLLALLSLVVAVVLLVWLWRAPKLGLWQGLALAFLLGGTVGNGIDRWRLGHVTDFLELVPISFPIFNGADLAINLAVACFAIDALSRRRDPNGT; this is encoded by the coding sequence ATGCCCGCGCTCGCCTCCAGCAGGCGGGGCGTGTCGAGGACAGCGCTCCTCGGCCTTGCGCTTCTCCTGGTGCTCCTCGATCAAGGCAGCAAGGCCTGGGTGCGGCAGCATCTGCTCCCGGGTGTGGTGGCCCCCCTGATCCCCGGCCTGCTGCAACTGCGCTGGGTCCGCAACACCGGCGCCGCCTTCAGCCTCTTCACAGATGCCACAGGGTTGCTCGCCCTGCTCAGCCTGGTGGTGGCGGTGGTGCTGTTGGTCTGGTTGTGGCGTGCTCCCAAGCTTGGACTGTGGCAAGGGCTAGCGCTCGCCTTTCTGCTGGGCGGAACGGTGGGCAACGGGATCGATCGCTGGCGGCTTGGCCACGTGACCGATTTTCTGGAACTGGTGCCGATCTCGTTTCCCATCTTCAATGGAGCTGATCTCGCCATCAACCTTGCCGTCGCCTGCTTCGCCATCGACGCCCTCAGCCGACGCCGTGACCCCAACGGCACCTGA
- a CDS encoding nucleoside deaminase — protein sequence MGRLLRRADQLGREGEVPVCAVILDGQGRCLGYGGNRREQQRDPLGHAELVALKQASELRQDWRFNDCTLLVTLEPCPMCAGALVQARMGQVIFAAWDSKRGALGSTIDLSQHRSAHHSMRVVGGVMEPEARTRLEAWFRQRRQRPT from the coding sequence ATGGGGCGGCTGCTGCGGCGCGCCGATCAGCTCGGCCGTGAGGGCGAAGTGCCGGTGTGCGCCGTGATCCTGGATGGACAGGGGCGGTGCCTCGGTTACGGCGGCAACCGACGCGAACAGCAACGGGATCCCCTCGGCCATGCCGAACTGGTGGCTTTAAAGCAAGCCAGCGAGCTGCGCCAGGACTGGCGTTTCAACGACTGCACCCTGCTGGTGACCCTGGAACCCTGCCCGATGTGCGCCGGCGCCCTGGTGCAGGCCCGCATGGGCCAGGTGATCTTCGCCGCCTGGGACAGCAAACGCGGGGCGCTGGGAAGCACGATCGATCTGAGCCAGCACCGCAGTGCCCACCACTCCATGCGCGTGGTGGGTGGGGTGATGGAGCCTGAGGCGAGAACCAGGCTGGAGGCCTGGTTCAGGCAGCGGCGGCAGCGGCCGACTTGA
- a CDS encoding alanine--glyoxylate aminotransferase family protein — translation MATSLSQRPVDSSHRRALAPIATPDRLLLGPGPSNAHPTVLQALSRTPIGHLDPLYVELMSEVQELLRYAWQTDNRLTLPMSGTGSAAMEATLANTVEPGDTVLVAVKGYFGHRLADMAGRYRADVRVIERPWGEAFSLEELEAALIEHRPAILAMVHAETSTGICQPMEGVGDLCRKHDCLLLLDTVTSLGGVPLYLDAWKVDLAYSCSQKGLSCPPGLGPFTMGPRAEAKLASRSSKVPNWYLDVSLLNQYWGSDRVYHHTAPVNMNFGMREALRLLAEEGLEQAWARHRRNAEALWAGLERLGLVLHAPEALRLPTLTTVRIPDGVDGKAFSQHLLNNHGIEVGGGLGTLAGKIWRIGLMGYNSNPENVDRLLNLFETELPRFKSAAAAAA, via the coding sequence TTGGCGACATCGCTCTCTCAGCGTCCGGTTGATTCGAGCCACCGCCGGGCTCTTGCCCCGATTGCCACACCGGATCGGCTTCTGTTGGGTCCAGGCCCTTCCAATGCCCATCCCACGGTGCTCCAGGCCCTGTCGCGCACTCCGATTGGTCATCTCGATCCTCTCTACGTGGAGTTGATGAGCGAGGTGCAGGAGCTGCTCCGTTACGCCTGGCAAACCGACAATCGCCTCACCCTTCCCATGAGCGGCACCGGCAGTGCTGCCATGGAAGCCACCCTGGCCAACACGGTCGAGCCCGGCGACACCGTGCTCGTGGCTGTGAAGGGCTATTTCGGTCATCGCCTCGCTGATATGGCGGGTCGATACCGAGCCGATGTGCGGGTGATTGAGCGTCCCTGGGGAGAGGCCTTCAGCCTGGAGGAACTCGAGGCGGCCCTGATTGAGCATCGGCCCGCGATTCTGGCGATGGTTCACGCCGAAACCTCCACGGGCATCTGCCAGCCGATGGAGGGTGTGGGTGATCTCTGCCGCAAGCATGATTGCCTGCTGCTGCTCGACACCGTCACTTCCCTTGGTGGCGTTCCCCTTTACCTCGATGCCTGGAAAGTTGATCTCGCCTACAGCTGCAGTCAGAAAGGGCTGAGCTGCCCCCCAGGCCTCGGACCCTTCACCATGGGCCCCCGCGCTGAAGCGAAACTCGCCTCCCGCTCCAGCAAAGTGCCCAACTGGTATCTCGATGTCTCCCTGCTGAATCAATACTGGGGGAGTGACCGGGTCTATCACCACACGGCACCGGTGAACATGAATTTCGGCATGCGGGAAGCCCTGCGTCTGCTGGCGGAAGAGGGATTGGAGCAGGCCTGGGCCCGTCATCGTCGCAATGCCGAAGCGCTCTGGGCCGGCCTCGAGCGGCTCGGCCTAGTGCTCCATGCCCCTGAGGCGTTGCGTCTTCCCACCCTCACCACCGTGCGCATCCCGGACGGGGTGGATGGCAAGGCCTTCAGCCAGCACCTGCTCAACAACCACGGCATCGAAGTGGGTGGTGGTCTCGGCACCCTGGCCGGCAAAATCTGGCGGATCGGCCTGATGGGCTACAACTCCAATCCCGAGAACGTGGATCGCCTGCTCAACCTGTTTGAGACCGAGCTGCCCCGGTTCAAGTCGGCCGCTGCCGCCGCTGCCTGA
- a CDS encoding YcjF family protein has product MKGQKRWIVWAGGALVVLIVLGMVLQAIRNLLWDLSYWLPPWLVGPVLLLGFGVIAALAWQLGWPWWQAWRQGRGRAGSAGRSHTTAAPPAPDNRRQAAEQSLESIDRLLEKLQDEVAREGLRQERERVAQELKRGDLTVVVFGTGSSGKTSLIRALLQEMVGEVGAAMGSTSETRSYRLRLKGLERGLKLIDTPGILESGRDGREREQEARRQASRADLMLVVVDGDLRAAELEVTRHLAGLGKRLLLVLNKCDLRGEEEERRLLALLHRRCGDLLSKEDVVSASAAPQSVPRPGRSPWQPPAEVDRVLRRLAVVLHADGEELLADNILLQCRHLGEAGRDLLDRQRRQEAGRIVDRYSWIGGGLVAATPLPGIDLLGTAAVNAQMVIEVAGVYGVQLTRSRAQELAMSVGRTLAGLGVVKGAVSLIGTALTLNLPTLLLGRAVQGVAAAWLTRIAGASFITFFQQDQDWGDGGVQDVVQHHYDLSRREASLRRFLEMALRRVVEPLQRREAKRLPPQPGPRAAADAWDRGNPAP; this is encoded by the coding sequence ATGAAAGGGCAGAAGCGATGGATCGTCTGGGCGGGTGGCGCCCTGGTGGTCCTGATTGTGCTGGGGATGGTCCTGCAGGCGATTCGCAACCTGCTGTGGGATCTCAGTTACTGGCTGCCACCCTGGCTGGTGGGTCCGGTGCTGCTGCTGGGCTTCGGTGTGATCGCCGCCCTGGCCTGGCAGCTGGGTTGGCCCTGGTGGCAAGCCTGGCGCCAGGGGAGGGGCCGAGCTGGTAGCGCCGGCCGAAGCCACACCACAGCAGCACCGCCAGCGCCGGACAATCGCCGCCAGGCCGCCGAACAGAGCCTGGAGAGCATCGACCGCTTGCTCGAAAAACTCCAGGATGAGGTAGCCCGCGAAGGCCTGCGTCAAGAGCGTGAGCGGGTGGCGCAGGAGCTCAAGCGCGGTGATCTCACTGTGGTGGTGTTCGGCACGGGATCAAGCGGCAAAACCTCCCTGATCCGCGCCCTGCTCCAGGAGATGGTGGGGGAGGTGGGCGCCGCCATGGGCAGCACCAGTGAAACCCGCAGTTATCGGCTGCGCCTCAAGGGCCTCGAGCGCGGCCTGAAACTCATCGACACCCCCGGCATTCTCGAGAGTGGTCGCGACGGCCGCGAACGGGAGCAGGAAGCGCGCCGACAGGCCAGTCGAGCCGATCTGATGCTGGTGGTGGTGGACGGAGACCTCAGAGCAGCGGAGCTAGAGGTGACCCGCCACCTGGCCGGATTGGGCAAGCGGCTGCTGCTGGTGCTGAACAAATGCGACCTGCGGGGAGAGGAGGAGGAGCGGCGCCTGCTCGCCCTGCTGCATCGGCGTTGCGGCGATCTCCTCAGCAAGGAGGACGTGGTGTCCGCGAGCGCAGCCCCCCAGTCGGTCCCGAGACCTGGGCGCTCCCCCTGGCAACCGCCGGCCGAAGTGGACCGCGTCTTGCGACGCCTCGCCGTCGTGCTCCATGCCGATGGCGAAGAACTCCTCGCCGACAACATCCTGCTTCAGTGCCGCCATCTGGGCGAAGCGGGCCGGGACTTGCTCGATCGTCAACGTCGCCAGGAGGCCGGCCGCATCGTCGATCGCTACAGCTGGATCGGTGGAGGGCTGGTGGCGGCCACTCCCCTCCCCGGGATTGATCTGCTGGGAACCGCTGCAGTGAACGCCCAGATGGTGATCGAGGTGGCGGGGGTCTACGGGGTGCAACTGACCCGAAGCCGGGCCCAGGAGCTGGCGATGTCGGTGGGACGCACCTTGGCGGGCCTGGGGGTGGTGAAAGGGGCTGTCTCCCTGATCGGCACAGCCCTCACCCTCAACCTGCCCACCCTGTTGCTGGGCAGGGCGGTCCAGGGGGTCGCGGCCGCGTGGCTCACCCGCATCGCCGGAGCCAGTTTCATCACCTTTTTCCAGCAGGATCAAGACTGGGGTGATGGCGGCGTGCAGGATGTGGTGCAGCATCACTACGACCTCAGCCGGCGCGAGGCCTCGCTCAGGCGCTTTCTGGAGATGGCGCTGCGGCGGGTGGTGGAACCACTGCAGCGGCGGGAGGCGAAACGACTGCCGCCCCAGCCAGGGCCTCGGGCGGCGGCGGACGCATGGGACCGCGGGAATCCAGCACCGTGA
- a CDS encoding NAD(P)H dehydrogenase assembly family protein — translation MNPVIGDRVQLRRPLPYLKTADPMPMLRPADLVTPEEPGELVGLRPLNTAVVRFRRGTFLIPLDQLQQIPETGASAGASS, via the coding sequence ATGAACCCAGTCATCGGCGATCGCGTCCAGCTCCGACGCCCCTTGCCCTATTTAAAAACGGCTGATCCGATGCCCATGCTCAGGCCGGCTGATCTCGTGACCCCCGAAGAACCGGGTGAACTGGTCGGTCTGCGGCCACTGAACACAGCAGTGGTGCGCTTTCGCCGCGGCACGTTTCTGATTCCACTCGATCAGCTGCAGCAGATCCCCGAGACCGGCGCATCAGCTGGCGCTAGCTCTTAA
- a CDS encoding pitrilysin family protein encodes MGLCHGILSHPTPGPELLHQTLANGSRCVLAPMPESPLTCLDFWCRAGSASEENGEEGLAHFLEHMVFKGSDRLGAGEFDLRIEALGGSSNAATGFDDVHFHALVPPDAAAEGLELLLDLVLQPALQAEAFAMERDVVLEEIAQYRDQPDEQVIQHLLSACCPDQAYGRPILGWESSLQACDPEVMRQFHRRRYQGPHCCLAMAGAVPAGWEQWLQSSALAGLDSKGDAIPDPIEPTLQFRPGRQEQRVPRLEAARLLMAWPAPPAREQTTLMGFDLATTVLAEGRRSRLVQRLREELQIVESIDMDLTSLEQGSLVMLEACCPPDLVTQVEAEVRAVLGAMIDAPIESQELERARHLVGNGLRFSLEAPGSVAAIAGAQTLWRGPQALLDPLLQMETWDGPSLQERIFPALQPELASTLIALPADPA; translated from the coding sequence ATGGGACTTTGCCACGGGATCCTGAGCCACCCCACCCCCGGCCCTGAGCTGTTGCATCAGACCCTGGCCAATGGCAGTCGCTGTGTGCTCGCCCCCATGCCGGAGAGCCCGCTCACCTGTCTGGATTTCTGGTGCCGGGCCGGCAGCGCCAGCGAAGAGAACGGCGAAGAAGGGCTGGCCCACTTCCTGGAGCACATGGTGTTCAAAGGAAGCGACCGGCTCGGCGCCGGGGAGTTCGACCTGCGGATTGAAGCCCTCGGCGGCAGCAGCAATGCCGCCACCGGTTTTGATGACGTGCACTTCCATGCCCTGGTGCCGCCCGACGCGGCGGCGGAAGGGCTGGAGCTGCTGCTCGATCTGGTGCTGCAACCGGCCCTGCAAGCGGAGGCCTTCGCCATGGAGCGGGATGTGGTGCTCGAGGAGATCGCCCAGTACCGCGATCAACCGGATGAACAGGTGATCCAGCACCTCCTGTCGGCCTGCTGCCCAGACCAGGCCTATGGACGACCGATCCTCGGCTGGGAGAGCAGCCTGCAGGCCTGCGATCCCGAGGTGATGCGGCAGTTCCACCGCCGTCGCTACCAGGGTCCCCATTGCTGCCTGGCCATGGCCGGCGCAGTCCCAGCAGGCTGGGAGCAATGGCTGCAATCGAGTGCGCTGGCAGGGCTCGACAGCAAGGGCGACGCCATTCCCGACCCCATCGAACCCACACTCCAGTTCCGACCCGGGCGGCAGGAACAACGGGTGCCCCGACTGGAAGCAGCGCGACTGCTGATGGCCTGGCCGGCCCCTCCCGCCCGGGAGCAGACCACCCTCATGGGCTTCGATCTGGCCACCACAGTGCTGGCGGAAGGACGCCGCAGTCGCCTGGTGCAGCGCCTGAGGGAAGAGCTGCAGATCGTGGAATCGATCGACATGGATCTGACCAGCCTCGAGCAAGGAAGCCTGGTGATGCTGGAAGCCTGCTGCCCCCCGGATCTGGTGACGCAGGTGGAAGCGGAGGTGCGCGCCGTGCTCGGGGCGATGATCGACGCACCGATCGAGAGCCAGGAGCTCGAGCGGGCCCGACATCTGGTGGGCAACGGACTGCGCTTCAGCCTCGAAGCTCCGGGCTCGGTGGCGGCCATCGCCGGCGCCCAGACCCTCTGGCGAGGTCCCCAGGCCCTTCTAGATCCTTTGCTGCAGATGGAGACCTGGGACGGCCCCAGCCTGCAGGAGCGGATTTTTCCCGCGCTGCAACCGGAACTGGCCAGCACCCTGATCGCCCTCCCTGCAGATCCTGCGTGA
- a CDS encoding pitrilysin family protein, with protein sequence MATPEWIVDAISTPGVIAAKLWLRGGSGSDPLGQRGAHQLLGSTLTRGCGPYDHLQVADLVEGCGAGLRCDTHEDGILISLKCQDSDARRLLPLLGWMLDDPHLSEEQVELERDLSLQALQRQQEDPFHRAHDGWRQLAYGGGPYGHDPLGIAAELETLNAETLHPLARQLARSQGILALSGTIPDGLLTEMQAFPGFSKPATDRDCPGATGLPPIAESNRSERVGLQPLDTEQVVIMLGQPTLPHGHTDDLALRMLQAHLGVGMTSVLFRRLREEHGVAYDVGIHHPARAGAAPFVLHASSSAERAALSLRLLQEAWDDLAHRPLTAQDMTLAAAKIRGQIAHATQTSGQRAERRAQLRALGLPDDYDHTSLERLATLEPEQLRRAAERHLDRPLLSLCGRGAVIDSLAAEWRQGAERSG encoded by the coding sequence ATGGCGACACCTGAATGGATTGTGGATGCGATCAGCACACCCGGTGTGATCGCCGCCAAGCTCTGGCTTCGGGGGGGGAGCGGCAGTGACCCGCTCGGACAGCGTGGCGCCCATCAACTGCTGGGATCCACTCTCACCAGAGGCTGCGGCCCCTACGACCATCTCCAGGTGGCCGATCTGGTGGAAGGATGCGGCGCTGGCCTGCGGTGCGACACCCATGAAGACGGCATCCTGATCAGCCTCAAATGCCAAGACAGCGATGCCAGGCGGCTGCTGCCCCTGCTGGGTTGGATGCTCGACGATCCCCATCTCAGCGAGGAGCAGGTGGAGCTGGAACGGGATCTTAGCCTGCAGGCACTCCAGCGCCAACAGGAGGATCCCTTCCACCGGGCCCATGACGGCTGGAGACAACTGGCCTATGGAGGCGGTCCCTATGGGCACGACCCGCTGGGAATCGCTGCCGAACTGGAGACTCTGAATGCGGAGACCCTGCATCCCCTGGCCCGGCAGTTGGCCCGCAGCCAGGGCATCCTCGCCCTCTCCGGCACGATCCCTGACGGTCTGCTCACGGAGATGCAGGCCTTCCCGGGGTTCAGCAAACCGGCCACCGACCGCGACTGCCCAGGCGCAACCGGCTTGCCACCCATAGCGGAGAGCAACCGGTCGGAACGGGTTGGCCTCCAACCGCTCGACACCGAACAGGTGGTGATCATGCTCGGCCAGCCGACCCTGCCCCATGGCCATACCGATGACCTGGCCCTGCGCATGCTGCAGGCGCACCTCGGGGTCGGCATGACCAGCGTGTTGTTCCGACGATTGCGGGAAGAGCATGGCGTCGCTTACGACGTAGGCATCCACCATCCAGCCCGCGCCGGCGCCGCTCCCTTTGTGCTGCATGCCAGCAGCAGTGCCGAGCGGGCGGCGCTGAGTCTGCGGTTGCTGCAGGAGGCATGGGATGACTTAGCCCACCGGCCGCTCACGGCCCAGGACATGACACTGGCCGCAGCCAAGATCCGCGGTCAGATCGCCCACGCCACCCAGACCTCAGGCCAACGGGCCGAGCGTCGGGCCCAGCTCAGGGCCCTCGGACTGCCTGATGATTACGACCACACCAGCCTGGAGCGCCTGGCCACACTCGAACCCGAGCAGCTGCGCAGGGCCGCCGAACGTCACCTCGATCGCCCCCTGCTCAGCCTCTGTGGACGCGGCGCGGTGATTGATTCTCTCGCCGCAGAGTGGCGCCAAGGGGCTGAACGGAGCGGTTAA
- a CDS encoding biotin transporter BioY — protein sequence MRALATWSGAVAGLMLILVGSLMPAAVVLPVLPPQVLPLPSTWQVPALLLTALICGPRAGVMAAMAYLTIGLVDLPVFHDGGGLGYLLNPGFGYLAGFVPAAWLCGRLAQQRGMNDLARLSLAAIAGLLTIQLCGLLNLLLGSLFGRWSDPLPELLFSYGIGPFPAQIALCIAAGVLALPLRRLLIID from the coding sequence GTGCGGGCTCTCGCCACCTGGAGCGGCGCCGTCGCCGGCCTGATGCTGATTCTGGTGGGCAGCCTCATGCCCGCAGCCGTCGTGCTCCCCGTGCTGCCTCCCCAGGTGCTGCCGCTGCCGAGCACCTGGCAGGTGCCGGCCCTGTTGCTCACCGCCCTGATCTGCGGCCCCCGCGCCGGCGTGATGGCGGCCATGGCCTATCTCACCATCGGCCTTGTGGATCTGCCCGTGTTCCATGACGGCGGTGGCCTCGGGTATCTGCTCAATCCCGGTTTTGGCTATCTGGCCGGCTTTGTTCCGGCCGCCTGGTTGTGCGGGCGCCTGGCCCAGCAACGGGGCATGAACGATCTGGCGCGTTTGAGCCTGGCCGCAATCGCCGGGCTGCTCACGATTCAGCTTTGCGGTCTGCTCAATCTGCTGCTGGGCAGCCTGTTTGGACGCTGGAGTGACCCCCTGCCCGAATTGCTGTTCAGCTACGGCATCGGTCCGTTCCCAGCCCAGATCGCTCTCTGCATTGCTGCAGGGGTGTTGGCCCTGCCGCTCCGCCGCCTGCTGATCATCGATTGA